TATGGGTACCCAGACCTAAATAAATATGCCTGTTTTCTTCCAAATTTCCCTCTTCGGTCATTCCGAAACATAAGCGAGAAGGAAGATCCACTACCTCTTTGCAGATGGAAAAGAAATGGCGGAAGAGTATGACTTGAGAACAGACGAGCTTATTGGTAAGCACTGGACTGCACATCATTCACTAGCCACTAATTTGTGTTCATGAGATGAAATATAAGTCTATTTTGTGGACTATTTGGTGGTTTGTAGTGCGGAAGTGGCGCCATAAAAACACGCTTGGAGCTCAGGGTCAATGGCAGGTGGAAGTTGGGGAGCCACTTGTCTGTCCTGTCACCTCTATGGAAGCTGAGATGTTAAAAGAGAATTGCtcaaatgtatgatttttttctctctgctgttttttttcatctgcaTGCACCGGATGACTCAAAGGGGAATTCCATTTTATTTCCACAGCCTGTGTTTATGCGTAAAGATACAAAGAGCAGCTTTCAATGGAGGGTCCGGAACCTTCCTTACCCCAAAGATGTCTTTAATGTTTCAGTGCAGCCTCCTGAAAGATTAATTGTCATCAAAACCTCCAACAAAAAGTAACTATGCTTGACTACTCACCCTCTTCTCTCACGACTATTCATTGTAATGCTACAATTATTCCTCTAGATGGCACTATTCTCCCTAAATTGTTCTCTCCCAGTTTTTCTCCAACCTTTATTGAGGAAAAGCATgctatactttaaaaaaatatccgcCAAAACATTcccaaattaaaaatgttataaaaGATAGATGCATCAATCACTAAAGTATATACGTTTTGCCATCAAATGTGAGAACACGTCttctattttttggactatatgtTGCCAGCATAGGTATATCTAAACAAACATTGAATGTTTGTTTTACAAACAATTAGGAATAATAATACTTTAGGTTACACATAAAGTTTTATTCTCTGTGCATTACCAGGTATTATAAGAAGTTTGGAATTCCTGATTTGGATCGTATGCAACTTCCACTGGACAACTCTGCCTTAAGCTTCACCCATGCAAACAACACCTTAATAGTCAGTGTAAGTGGACAACAGCATTCTAGACGCAAACCTATTTTAAATTACTTGGTAATTAGTTTGCTTGAAATTAGACCGCTCTCGTACTTTTTCATTGAAAGTACCATGTCTGTAACACACACATTCTGTAAGATTTATTAGGAAGCTAGAGTCTATTCTAGCTGATAGAGAGGCTGGGGAGACTCGAGGCTGATCAACAGCCTATCACACGGCTGAAACATACTTACTGTACATGTTTACATGGAAGACAGCATAGTCTACTAAAAAATAGAGGAATCTGCAAACACAACAAAGCATAGTCAGAAGACAAAATTCTTCCAGGTGGCCGagcaggtacacggtcgattggtcgccggtcttctggtcgccggtcttctggtcgccggtcttctggtcgccgatcttttggtcgccggtcttttggtcgcccggaaggttattgataattaccatttaaatcgttgctcaaattccctaaatacaaactgcgaattactatttagtcatatttaatgccctattaattattaggctaaagaaaagctccaaacttgtattgtttttttgttggagaacttgttaagaccctgactgacgtagcttcttaaaaggacaatgcatgtacatacaaactcttatacactcacacgtcggctcagtgaaactgctcatggccattgttggcttttattgatgcgtagaccgtgatgttttaccttgttttgtcgccggtcttttggtcgtcggtcttttggtcgcccgttgtcgcggtccgggcgaccagaagaccgcgaccaaaagaccggcggacaaaagacggcgaccaaaagaccggcgaccaatcgaccgcacacgggccgAGCATGCGAGAGGCtacttatgagaacagcatcgctctgtctttctcgccacatctccctcgcgtgaagatatctacgagcaccgggccGTACAGGTTGTCTTTTTACTGgtgatagcgtgaccgagtcgacaatctgcgaaaaagccagcggaatcgacatggacttgaaagcaaaggaagcgtctgaaaaagacaccagccaaacccttcaaagcgagtcgtggctggttcaataatttaaaaaaacgaactgggatacactGAGGCACAGAGAATCAGGAAGTTCCACTcaaaagctgcggtggaatacattaacatctttgcctcgtttATTGctcaagaaggtttaaatttagtgtaacgtaaaattatttttatgtgtgcaTAGTagtctaagttcatttaagttgaatttctctctctctctctcatccgcACACTCCGCGGTAAGTcagtactgagtaatgtcacattttattattgaagatcataacaactacataggtatttgttactttgtgggTAGGTAGTGAATTAGAATAAATTAAGatgtttttctattgtaatatcctgttttgggtgttttttcagagggtgggaacggattaatttgtatttagttattttctacgggaaaactttatttgagatgcgagtaaattgacatacgagcttggtcccgAGACGGATTAAGCTAGGATCTTACGGTATTACTGAATATTAAAAATACCAACCCCCGCCTGCCTTTTTTGCAAACAGTCGaggtaaattgtaaaaaaataattttaaaaaacattcatttttttactggatcataTTACAGCATGAGTCTACTATTGCTGGAATTGATTATACTTATATTATTCTACTATATTTGAATTGTAGCATTAAGGTAATGCTTTTTTACTCCTTTACTTTCTTTATTCAGCTCAACTCATTTTCTACTCTGTTTCAGTGTCTTTTAATTGATCGatcgtgtttgtgtgcgtgtttgtgtgtgtactaATTTGCAACTCAAGAATAGATGCCATTGCCTTTTTCAGGTTACCTGTAGGTGTTgaagttttaatattttttcttaatttaataaaaaataaaaaacaacaacacgtaGAAAAAGTAGAGTTCTATTACatcatgtcatttaaaaaaaataagatgcagTATAAGTAAAACTATATGGAGCTCAAATAGATTTTAATGACGCTTTCTTCTGTATTTGCTCTTTTACAGTACAAGAAACCCAAAGACATTTTATCCTTCGAGCAAGAGCTGATGAAGGAATTGAAGAAGTTGAAGGGGACGAGTGAAGGGGACATTGATTGCAAAACTCAATAATTTCTAAAAGATGAAGAGAATGCCATATGTGAGCTCAACTTTGAAGAGGATTGAATTAACATACTCTTCTGACATGTTGATCATAGTACCGGTAGTTTACAATCCATGTATTGTTCTTTAAAACTTATCAAAAATGTTCCCAATGTTTAAGTTAGTCATTTCAAATATGACTTCTTGTCAcatgctttctgcctctgtcaaagCCAATGCACTGTAGTCTTGATGAGAGTCAGCCAACCTACCCAACCTCCTTTCATTGATGTCCTTGTAAAGCACTCAAAACAGACAATGACCCATCCCTGTTCGTTCCGGGGTCACAGTTACGAGCACGTCCCATTTGTGTTAACTGAATACCTTCATGTTCCTTGCATGTCGTGGGCCACCCTGAAAGCCATTAGTGAACTTTTGCCGATTGAACTAGAAAGAACACATATGActgtttgcattttaattttactctAAGCCTTACATGTGATTTGGGCCCTGCAATTATCATCATCCCCAGAAATTTGTGTCAAGTACAAAACAATGGATATAATTGTACTAACAATTGATATAATTATACCTTTCGTCCCAAATATCTTTTCAACAATTAATGTTCTCCCAAACAATTATAGGGTGAATCTGATGACAAGCCTTTAATATGCAGAAACCATATTTTTGATTATGCAGTAAGCTTTTTGATGTTATTTATTCAGCCATTCATCATCATGAATATGGTAATACTTTACCCATTGCCACAAATGCTTTGAAATTAAAGCAGAACATAACATTATTAAGTCATCATGATGTTCTCTGCACGGCAAATTTCTCCTTGTTGAATTTGTGGCCTTTCGTGCAAACATGGGTTTTATTGCTCATCATTGCAGAATACTAACTACTCATTTGAGTGACCTCTTAAAGTGACCCTTTTGTGACGTGCCAAAAGTCAAAACAAGCTTCCAGaaggcgttttttttctttaaagtttttatcCTAAGGGGAAAATCTTTTCCGTGtggaatacataaaaaataatcccaAAACAAATTTTGTATTAATTACATATTTGAAATAACCATATGTTCTAACCCCAACCTCTTCAAAAGATGGCATGCTTATTGTTGTCAGCACAGCCTGTTTGGCCATATTTGCAGAGTATAACGTGTTACAGTCATCGGAGCTGCTAAAAGCCTGTGATAGAAAAAACTTTGTGTTATAACCCCACTGTAATGCGTCGCTATGTTTGAAATAACAGTGCTCAAGCTTTATATACATGGCGAGAATATGAATATTAATCCAATTGGCCTCACTCACTATTGTGTTTATACTGAAACAGTAACCTCAAAATAACCATCATTCTCTATTAGTAGTTAGTATTAAGTATTAGTTTTTGTGGTGGATCGCTACCATGGCCCGCtgcccgagtggttagcggcctcacatctctgagatcaagggtttgatcccaggtccggcatgtttgcatgttcttccttggcttgtgttggttttctatgggtattccagtttcctcccacatcccaaaaacatgcaggttaggctggttgaacactaaattgccccacggactgagcgtgaatgtttgtccgtctccctaTGCTCTGAATGTCATGCtcgacaccaattcagggtgctcatagttgggataggctccagcacccccaacgaCCTTGTCTaagccagtgtttcccaaccttttttgagctgcagcccactttttcattgaaaaaatctcaaggcacaccactagttgaaaatcttctaatttaaaacgatTTCGCCtgtattaacattataaagtcgttctgatcaaagttttattaaaaGGAATTAAATAATTCCCCCCCAAATTATTCACAAATCTACCTTTTTCACACCGATCTAatgtcatcaaagttgatgtccgcagaccccgaacagctttcagttcgactgatgttaaaataattaatgcaatgtttttaatcttattttaaattttgactTTCTCCCAACATTATGCAAAAAGtaatgtgctcacagagactttacgtcaccaaaagttgatgcccctgaaaccaaacaatttcCAGGTCATGTACCGTAAAaacccaatattacttcaaccacctaacattacgagaagagccgttttgtgctcacacagacttaacgtcgacaaaaaTTGAAGCCCGGAAAACCAAAGACCTTCCGatttactttacataaaaataaacaagaaaatgactttaatctcataatattacaatttgaatcttgttgtagtacaatctatgacttcatatttcaattttaacctcgtaatagtttgattttaatctcttaatatttagatttatctCTTGGATTCTTACGATGTATGacttgtaatttcccgcggcacacctgagcatCAAACACTACgtacgaaaaatgaatgaatggatccCTACCAGATTTGTTTCATCTTATTttctataattttaaaaaaaaaattaaggacgTATGAGCCTTCAAAACTGAAATTAAAACAGCCCAAAAAAATTGACCATCCAGCTCATGTTTTGTGAGCCCCTGCGGTCGGTCAGGTCGTTGTGTTCATGGTCTTCTACCTCTCCCGTCGTTTGGCCTCTGACGGTCATGCTCAACTGCTTCTGGGAAGAGGCTTCCTTTTTCTCCTTCCCTTTCACTGCCGAATGCCTCTTCCCAGCCATCATCCCCCTCTTTCAGTCTATGCCACATTTTGCCACACAGGccctgatgtttttttctgcccCCATCCCTCCCTCCGACCCCTCCCTGTGTGACTGGCTTCTTTTTGATAACTGACCCCTTCTCGTGTTATTATTCGAACCCACTATTGTATAACATGGCCTTTTATATGAGCTTTCACAAAGGCCCATTTGATCAGAGGGTTACGGTGTGCGATCGTGAGAAATGCAACTACATGGTGGTAACCTTTGTTTGGGCCAAAATAGTGGGCTGACCTCATCGCTTTTAATGCGTAACTCCAACCATTCAGGTCCAAGTCTCACTTGCTGAGCACATTCAACACTGTGGCCTGTCACAGATATTGCCCCTCAGTTATCTGGGTCTCCCAActagaagggggggggggctgcttgccatcgTTTTGGAGGGCAaacatttgttcaattgccaaaCAATAACAAGAGAAAAGACGAGGTACTTATGAGCGGATTCTTTAGTGGTTTTAATATACACTCTACAATAAATATCCATTTGttgtcatttacatttttacagtaaaaatatatttgttgaaAACACCCACATTACAACCCTAATCCTAACTCAGATGCTTTaaccataataataaaaagtgaGATAGCTGCCATGTCTAGCttcatttaacatttgttaCACCGAACCTGTAACCAATCGATCTCTTGCAATTAATTCAATTATCCactgagaaaacaaaatatCCAACATCTCACTAAATTGGAAATCATGATATTAAACAATCTGTCACTGTGTACATCAAAATCAGGAGCTAAGAATGACATACAGAGTCCACAATTTGAATGAAAGTGACAGTTGACTCTGGAAAGTGAATTAATCCCCGCCCCCCTTGTGGGTTTCCGTGATTTTTTGTCCACATTGTCAACCTTCAGCGGCCTACTGAGCGCTGCTGTTGGGAATGTTTAGTCCGTTTGCTTAAAGGTAGAACGGAGAGTGGAAGAACATCAAACGGTCTTCTGTCACTCAGCAAGTGGCCTCTAGGTAGCCGCTTCATAAAGTGGGCCTCTCTCTGGTGCTGCTTGGTCTTTGAGGCCTTTCTTGGACTGCCCTTGCGTGTGAAAGCCATGTACCAGCCCTCGTATTTGGCGTTCTGCAGTGCTGTGTAGTTATTTTCCAGAACGATCTCGGTAAAGATGCAATCTTTGCTTCTTCCCTTATTCTAGGGACAAAATTAGACAAACTTCATGATGCGGATGAAAGTGGAAACATATTATACTGTAGAATTAAACAACTTAGTTCAACATAGTTCCTACGCTATTAGAGTAAAAGCAATAGAGAGTTTAATTGTGAACATCCATAGATGGTTGATGCTTCCCTCACGAGTTTAGAATTGCCTATAGACACCACAAGATGGCAGGAATgctcagcttttttttctgaaatgaagCTCCTCAACTTACATTGACAGTCATTTTGTGctgttaatttaattttaaatgtataaatatgtaacaagggaggcccggcggctgagtggttagcatgtcggcctcacagtaggggacctgggttgaaatccaggtcggtccacctgtgtgtagtttacatgttctccccaggcctgcgtgggtttccaccgggttctccggtttcctcccacattccaaagacatgcatggtaggctaattggacactctaaattgcccctatgtatgagtgtgagcgtggatggttgtccgtctccttgtgccctgtgattggctggccaccaattcagggtgtccccctcctctggcccgaagtcagctgggataagctccagcaccccccgcgaccctgttgaggataaagcggttcaaaaattGAGATAAATATGTAACATGCAGAATTCTGTTTCTTTCCGattgttttccaaaatattgaaaaaatttGATCTGCCGATAAATAGATTCTAAGTGAGCTGTATAAAATCTGCCTTTGTAAATTCTGAGCAAACTTATGTAGATGTGATGTGTTCAAATTTATCTTGAATCCATCAtaatttcaatatttaaaaattatgtAGATCATAGATCATCATCAAATTTTTGCGCGTAAAAGGCGGCCACTAACCAACCACCGTAAACCTCCATCTGTCTCCAATCAACTATTCAACATTAAAAGGTTTGTTGGTTTTCTTATATTAGAGCAGCTACAAATATCTATTCACTGCTAATTGGTAAATTTTTAACAAATGGTATCGTCAAACGAtgcgtttccctttttttaaaagagataTGCAAATCTATCACATGTTCAGAAATCGGGCCTTATCCAAATTTTCTGATAATCGGAATCTGGTACAATCTGCCCTCCCTAAACATTtacactatttatttatttccattctTTACTACTTATTATACTATACTCGTTTAAAAGTTCCATAAATTCTCTAAagcaagagacaaaaaaaaacgaccaacaATGTGCATTCAAatacaaaacacacaaatttaaatttgtttacagAATCaaatcctgaaaaaaaacatgattgggCCATTCCTAATATAGACACAGGAATTATTTAACGTAAGGTGTTTTCATGAGTTttttatataccatatttttcatcaGCAGGTAAATGTTTCTTTCCCCTAATACGCATATagacttttatttaacattaatACTGTATGCATTTAATTTGGAAGACAGTACATAAGCCATACTGCTCTTCTAATCTACATTCAGTAGTTTATTGTCAAGGTTAACATTTAACACAGCTGGTTTTACTTGTAAGTGTAATTTAGTGGGGATATAACATTTTATATCCCTAAGGTTttctacaaaaataataaagacaGCCAAAATAAGATTATTATTTCTGTTCAGGACTTCTGACTGTCTTACTTTAGTGGGGTTGTCTGTGCGGTTGTTCTTATTTCTTTGCATAGTTTGATAAGATAATTAGAgatacatgtttttgcaattGCTGTAgataaaaaatgtgattttccagAGCACATAAGACAACAAGATGGATGTTTACCTTTCCAATCAGCTTTCCTCTCCTATTCATGCATATGTAGTATCCACTCTTCACCCCTCTGATCCGCACACGACTCCCAAAAGAGTCTGTCTCTACCTCGAGTTTAGCTGTACCAAAAAAGACAAAGCATTTTTGAGAAAACATCAGAGCAAGCAACAACAATTTGATGGTACAGAGACACCAATGACCTCAGTTTAAAAGGAACAGTATAAGTTGGCTTGTCTTGTCATTAAAGGTCATGTACCAAAATTTGAAAAGATCCTGTCCACTGAACCAGAATTTCAAAAAATTACATTCTTTCCCTTTTCTGTTATGATCcagtagacaaaaacaaagtcTTCCAAAAAAAGTCTAGGATGATGTATCAGGGTTAGTAAATGCTGTGCTGCACTTCAAATGAGGGAGGAAGGAAAGTGCCGCTGGCAGATTTGGGCCACTTAGGAGTGTGACACCCACTTAAAGGTAGGTGTGTGTGAGGACTCGGGTGTGGGAAGAGAAATCCCAATGACTGGACAAAACGAGGAAGCTTCTCACTGCTCTGTATAAAAGGAgttgagtaaaaaaaagtgatgcaaTTGATCTCCAAAAGCAGACATTGACAGGATAGACTGTGGCAGTCTGTGGTGGAAAGACAACTTAACTGATTTGGGGTCAAGACTTTTGCGAGGTAGTATTCCTTTCCACAATAATCTCACCAGAGTT
The Stigmatopora argus isolate UIUO_Sarg chromosome 7, RoL_Sarg_1.0, whole genome shotgun sequence DNA segment above includes these coding regions:
- the fgf8b gene encoding fibroblast growth factor 8b, with the protein product MNQYLNYYKMRLRASRLGYLLLQFTAICFYAQNTLQSPPNFKHHVTEQSRLSDRTSRRLTRTYQLYSRTSGKHVQVLSNKRINANGEDGAANAKLEVETDSFGSRVRIRGVKSGYYICMNRRGKLIGKNKGRSKDCIFTEIVLENNYTALQNAKYEGWYMAFTRKGSPRKASKTKQHQREAHFMKRLPRGHLLSDRRPFDVLPLSVLPLSKRTKHSQQQRSVGR
- the dpcd gene encoding protein DPCD isoform X2: MAEEYDLRTDELIVRKWRHKNTLGAQGQWQVEVGEPLVCPVTSMEAEMLKENCSNPVFMRKDTKSSFQWRVRNLPYPKDVFNVSVQPPERLIVIKTSNKKYYKKFGIPDLDRMQLPLDNSALSFTHANNTLIVSYKKPKDILSFEQELMKELKKLKGTSEGDIDCKTQ
- the dpcd gene encoding protein DPCD isoform X1, translated to MAVQSWIDNLKSSTKTALIHDARRKIHYLFADGKEMAEEYDLRTDELIVRKWRHKNTLGAQGQWQVEVGEPLVCPVTSMEAEMLKENCSNPVFMRKDTKSSFQWRVRNLPYPKDVFNVSVQPPERLIVIKTSNKKYYKKFGIPDLDRMQLPLDNSALSFTHANNTLIVSYKKPKDILSFEQELMKELKKLKGTSEGDIDCKTQ